From Micromonospora rifamycinica, a single genomic window includes:
- a CDS encoding TetR/AcrR family transcriptional regulator gives MGHRERLLAGARVCLYERGYTRTTARDIVAASDTNLASIGYHFGSKEALLTAALVQAFEEWGVEIDRVLRDGTQPDLLDRLESMWSGLVESFGTHRPLWVAGIEAFALAEHLPVLREQLADSYSRARPALAAFVIRDGGENVSDGTRRALGSFLLALMIGLTVQRLLDPEAAPSGKELARALQLIVGAINTPTGD, from the coding sequence GTGGGTCATCGGGAACGCCTGCTGGCAGGGGCCAGAGTCTGCCTGTACGAGCGCGGCTACACGCGCACCACCGCCCGCGACATCGTTGCCGCCTCAGACACCAACCTGGCGTCGATCGGCTACCACTTCGGCTCCAAAGAGGCCCTGCTGACCGCCGCCCTGGTGCAGGCGTTCGAGGAATGGGGCGTCGAGATCGACCGGGTGCTCCGCGACGGCACCCAACCCGACCTGCTGGACCGGCTGGAGTCGATGTGGTCCGGTCTGGTGGAGTCCTTCGGCACCCACCGGCCGCTCTGGGTCGCGGGGATCGAGGCGTTCGCGCTGGCCGAACACCTGCCGGTGCTGCGGGAGCAGCTGGCCGACAGCTACTCCCGGGCCCGCCCGGCGCTGGCCGCCTTCGTCATCCGCGACGGCGGCGAGAACGTCAGCGACGGCACCCGTAGGGCCCTCGGCTCGTTCCTGCTGGCCCTGATGATCGGCCTGACGGTGCAGCGGCTGCTCGACCCCGAGGCGGCCCCGTCCGGCAAGGAGCTGGCCCGGGCGCTGCAACTGATCGTCGGCGCGATCAACACCCCCACCGGCGACTGA
- a CDS encoding PqqD family peptide modification chaperone — protein sequence MRVRLEQGIVARVTRSGQLELTCQQAGVRYRFGATAAAMWIALQQQGGSPERAAGVLARQWAADPVITRRDFDVWLEDLLRAGLVRVE from the coding sequence ATGCGGGTGCGACTCGAACAGGGGATCGTCGCCAGGGTCACCCGGAGCGGGCAGCTGGAGCTGACCTGCCAGCAGGCCGGAGTGCGCTACCGGTTCGGGGCGACCGCCGCGGCGATGTGGATCGCGTTGCAGCAGCAGGGCGGTTCACCGGAGCGCGCCGCCGGGGTCCTCGCCCGACAGTGGGCGGCCGATCCGGTGATCACCCGACGGGATTTCGACGTGTGGCTGGAGGACCTGCTCCGTGCCGGCCTGGTGCGGGTGGAGTGA